GCACGATATAATGCTGCCCGATTGCCGGAAGCTGCGAAATCTCGCGGATCTCGCCGGTGCATCGCTGAACTATCGGGAGTATCCGAAAATGATTCACGATTGGATGATGCTGAACCTGCCGGAATCGCAGAATGCTTTGCAGCAGATCGTGGCGATTGTGAATTCGAACGGTGCTTAGCTTTGCAGCATGCTTTTATCAACAATAGAGAGGGAATTGCATTATCGTCCCACTTTTGGAAAGCCAAGCTTTCAAAAATGGAACTCAGTGGATGACCAGTGATGGTGGAGATTGATAACGATCCCGGAACCCCACTTGATAATTGGACAGTCTGGAGGATCGACGACCACGGCAACAAGTTCATCGTTCAAGAAGATTTAGCCAAAGTGGAGGCGAATCGACTTGTCGAGGAGTTCACGGCTCGGGGGCATAAGTAGGTGTATTGGATCGAGCGAGACAAATAAAGCGTAGGTGGGTACCAGATCCTGCAAGGCTGGGGACTGGCCTAGAAGATATCAATGCTCTCGGTGTGCTCTACGGTTCATGTTTTCTAAAACAATTAACCGCAGAGCACACAGAGAGCGCAGAGAAATACAAGGCCTACTAGACTGCTACTCCCTCACTGCTCTCCGTTGAAAATGCTTCGCATTTTCAACACCTCTCAAGCGATCCCTCCCGCAAACAGATTCCCTCGGTGTCCTCGGTGTTCTCTGCGGTTAAAATGCTTTTGTTTGAATTGAAAAAATTGCTACCAGAACCGAGCCTCAAGACTGGCTCCGATTTCCTCACTCCTCTGCGATCTCGCCAGAATCTGCGGTTCAAGTTCTCTCTAAAAACAATTAACCGCAGAGCACACAGAGAGCACAGAGAAATACAAGGCTTCTTAGACTGCTACCCCCTCACTGCGCTCCGTTGAAAATGCCTCGCATTTTCAACACCTCTCAAGCGATCCCTCCCGCATACAGATTCTCTCGGTGTCCTCGGTGTTCTCTGCGGTTAAAATGCTTTTGTCTTAATTGAAAATTAGATAACTGAATCGAGCCTGAAAACTGACTCCGATTTCCTCACTCCTCTGCGATCTCGCCAGAATCTGCGGTTCATGTTCTCTCTAAAAACAATTAACCGCAGAGCACACAGAGAGCACAGAGAAATACAGGCCTTCCTAGACTGCTACTCCCTCACTGCTCTCCGTTGAAAATGCTTCGCATTTTCAACACCTCTCAAGCGATCCCTCCCGCATACAGATTCTCTCGGTGTCCTCGGTGTTCTCTGCGGTTAAAATGCTTGTGTCTTAATTGATAAATTGCTACCAGAACCGAACCTGAAAACTGACTCCGATTTCCTCGCTCCTTTGCGATCTCGCCAGAATCTGCGGTTCAAGTTCTCTCGAAAAACAATTAACCGCAGAGCACACAGAGAGCACAGAGAAATACAAGGCTTCTTAGACTGCTACTCCCTCACTGCTCTCCGTTGAAAATGCCTCGCATTTTCAACACCTCTCAAGCGATCCCTCCCGCATACAGATTCTCTCGGTGTCCTCGGTGTTCTCTGTGGTTAAAATGCATTTTTGATTTTGGAATGACAGCCGCCCCAAAGCCGAACACAAAATTCTTCACCCACCCCGAATACTCGTCGACGAGATATCGAATCGGAACTCCGATTCCAACAACCCCGTAAACAGCGACCGGTGACGGAGATCCACACCGATCTGATCGAGATCGACAAAACGGCCCTCCGCATCGCAACGACCCGCCACCAGAAACGAATTACGCAAGGCCAAGAGTTCATCCAGGGCCGCATCTCTTTGACTGGAATCATCCCCATAATAGCGCGGGTCGATGATTCTCACCGCCGTGTCGGCCCCGACCACAAAAACAGTGCCCGGAAACAACCGGCCTTTCTCCAGAAATGTCGGTGCCTCGGTCACCAGCACCGGTGCATAGCCTTCAAACTGTTTTAATCGATGACGAATCTCACTCTCGCTGAGCGATGGTTTATCGACATTGGCCCGGCTCAACTCAAAATAGACGGCCTGGCCCAGACGTTGTTTCGCCAAATCCGCCAGCTTTCGATGCCCGGCATGCAACGGCCGAAATGAACCGGGAAACAACACCTTGGGAGTCGGCACTTCCTGACGAATCCGACCATCGAGATCCTGAAGATACCAACCGGCGGGCAGACGCTGTAGCGAATCGCTTGAAGAGTGAAGGACTTCGGCCTCTCGAAAATCAATTGCCAAACGCTCCGGCTGATCGAACGCTTCCAGTAGCGCCTGCAGGATGATTTGAGCGAGTAACTCTTCTTCTCCCGCACGGTCTCGCGCCCCTTTTTGCAGCACGGCAGAATATTCCCGAACAATGCCACCCTTTTTGATCGCCAGGAAAAAACGATGCTCACCCAGTTTGGGCCGGGAGGTGGCCAGGCTGGCGGTGCAACCCAGTCCCCAGTTATGTTCGTGGGGCTGATAGAGCCGGGCTTTTTGCAGAGCGCGCTCGGCCATGGCCCGGGCCGTGCCGGCGCTGCAGTATTGCTCCGGCGGATGACCCAGCCAGCGGTTCAGGGCATTTTCCGAATAAGGAACTATCGCTTCGAGGATGGTTTGGGAAGCGCCGGGCACCGTGAGAAGTTGCGAGATTGCGTTCGCGCCGCCGCCTGTGATGGCGAGGACGCCCGGATAAGCGAGGCTATGGATTTTCGAAATAATTTCGGAGGGAATCATTCATCGCCTCCGCGGAAATCAGGCGGAGGTGGTCTGATAGACGGAACTGATGTCGATCCCGGCGGGCGTCGGATCGTCATCGATAGTAATGACTTCAACTCCTCGCTCGGTGATAGCGACCGTGTGCTCGACGTGAGCGCTGGGCATGCCGTCTTTGGTGACGACCGTCCATTTGTCGCCGAGGATATCAACGTCAAAGCGGCCCATGTTCACCATCGGCTCGACGGCCAATACCAGACCCGGCTCGAGCTTGAAGTCGTTTTTCTTCACGAAATCCCGGCTGCAGTAGTTAGGAACCTGCGGATTTTCGTGCATGACTTTGCCGATGCCGTGGCCGACGAATTGCTGCACGACTTCGAAGCCCTGTTCTTTCACATAACTTTCCATCCGCATGGAAACTTCGGACCACCAGCGCCGTCGGCCCATTTCCTTGATGGCCAGGAGCAGCGCGCCTTCGGCGACTTTGATCAACCGGGCTCGTTCGCTTCGGATCTGCCCGATGGGAAGGGTAATCGCGGCATCGGCACACCAGCCATTGAGTTTGCAGGCGGTGTCGATCTTGATGATATCCCCTTCTTTCAGAATGCGCTGGCTGGGGATACCGTGAACGACCTGCTCATTAACCGACAGGCAGGTGACGGCGGGGAACGGCGGCATGCTATCGTTCTGGCCGGGGTAGCCTTTGAACAGCGGAATCGCGCCGTGCTTCGCGAAATGTTCTTCGACCGCTTTGTCGATCTCGATGGTCTTGGTGCCCGGCTTAGCCAGACCTCGGCAAATGCGCAGCGCCTGGGCCACCACTTTGCCGGCTTCCTTCATCAGACCGATTTCCTGGTCGGTCTTCAGAATGGGCTGAAATTTGGGGTTCGAACGGTGTTCCACGGTCGTTACTCAATTTCCGCGACTATGAACTGGAAGTTTTGGGAAGCTGCTTCAGGATATCCGCGTAGATCTCCTCGACTTCGCCAGTGGTCGGAACGTTTTTCAACAGGCCGAGTTTTTCGTAATACTCCAGCAGGGTGTCGGTATTCTGGTGAAACACCCGCAGGCGGGCACGGATGGTCTCTTCCTTGTCGTCCGAGCGAATCGTCAGCGGAGAACCGCAGCGATCGCAGATGCCGGGCTTGCGCGGCGGCCGGGCTGTTATATGGTACGGGGCCTGACAAGCGGGATTGGAGCAGATCCGCCGGCCGCCGATGCGCGAAACCACTTCCTCGTCGTCGATTTTGAAATTCAGAACCGCATCGAGTTGCACGTGGTGCTTTTTGGAAAGCGCGTCGAACGCGATGGCCTGAGCCCGCGTGCGCGGGTAACCGTCGAGCACGAAATCTCTGGGCGCATCGGGCGATTCGAACAGTTCCTTCACCAGATCGTTCACGACCGCATCGGGGACCAGATTCCCCACTTTGATAAAGGGTTCTGCCAGTTTTCCCGCGTCTGTACCGCGTCGAATGGCGTCGCGAAGAATGTCGCCGGTACCGATATAACGCAGTTTCAGTCTATCGGTTAGCAATTCGGCCTGGGTACCTTTACCGCTTCCCGGAGGACCAACGAGTACCAATCTCATGGGAGCGTGCCCAAACCTGACAGGAAGCAAAAAGCGAGGCTAAAATCAGCCTCGCCTACACCGTAATTTCATATGCGCCAAAGTTGGTCGGGCAAGTCTTAATCTTTTAATCAATCTTCGGTCAGACCGGGGTAGTTCCGCATAACCAGATGGCTGTTAATCTTGGAAATCAGATCGAGCACCACGCTGACGACGATCAGCAGACCGGTTCCCCCGAAGAAGCTGGCGATGCGATAATCGACGCCCAATTCGGAGGAGATAATCGTCGGGATGATGGCGATCACGGCGAGGAAGGCCGCCCCGACGTAGGTGATTCTCATCAGCACTTTTTCCAGATATTCGGAAGTGCTGCGTCCGGGCCGGTAGCCCTGGATGAAGCTGCCGTGATCCTTCAGGTTAGCGGCCATTTCCTTCGGGTTGAAAGTGATGGCGGTCCAGAAGTAGCAGAAGAAGTAAATCATGCCGACGTAGCAGATGTTGTAAACCCAACCGGAGTTCCGCTGGAAGTTTTGAGCCATTTCGCCCGCCCAATCGACTCCAGCATTCTTCAGAATGTTGAAGAATACGCTGGGAATGACCAGAAGGCTCGAGGCGAAGATAACCGGCATCACACCGGCCTGATTGACTTTCAAAGGCAGAAACTGGCGTGTACCACCGAAGACCCGGCGACCGCGAACGTGCTTGGCCGACTGGGTCGGAATGCGTCGCTGGGCTTTGGTAATGGCGATCACACCGACGATCACGGCCACAAACAGCACCATGAGCAGAATTAATTTTTCGAAGCTGACATCCCCGGTCGGGCTGCCCAGGGTGAACAGGCTTTCTTTCAGGCCCCCCTTGGAGGAATCCCAGGCCAGCGAGCGGATGGCATCGGGAATGCGGGCGACGATACCGGCCATGATGATCAAGCTGATACCGTTACCGATCCCGTACTCATCGATCTGTTCGCCCAGCCACATCAGGAACAGCGTCCCGGCCGTCATGGTAGTAACGGCCGCGAAGCCAAACCAGTAGAAGTTCACCCCGTCCGCATAACCCTCTATAGGCGAGAAGAGCGCGGCGTTGCCGCCCACGAAAGAGTGGACCAGAAGCATGGCCTGGATAATTGTGATCGGCACCGTCAGATAACGGGTATATTCGTTGATCTTTTTCTGGCCATTGGGCTCCTTGCGAAGCTTCTCGAGGTAAGGCGAGAGTCCCGAAGCCGAGAGGAGCTGAAGGATAATCGAGGCGGAGATATACGGCATGATGCCGAGGGCGAAGATGCAGGCGTTGCTGAGGTTACCGCCGGAGAACATCGAGACGAAGCCGAGGACCTGCGACAGGGGGGAGTTCGATTCGGCGGCCCGCTGGGCGAGTTTGACCTGATCGATCATCGGCAGGGGGATGCAGTAGCCGATGCGATAGATGATCAGAAACAGCGCGGTGATCATGATCTTCCGCGACAGTTCCGGAATCTTGAAGATGGTGAGCAGCTTACCCATCGATACTTCCTTGGTGCGAAATCCGGCAATCCGAAAACACAAGCGGAAGCGTCAGCGACGCGAAATTGCTTTCCGTCACCTTCGCTTCCGGTTCATTAATCCCTTTTCGAGGTCGGGCGAATTAATCCTTCGCCTTCTTCGGTTTCATCTTATTGCGAACCGGTTTTTTCGGCAGGGGGATCAAATCGGCCGTGCCACCCTTGGCCTGAATCTTCTCCAAAGCGGACTTGGAGAAGTAGTTGGCCCGAATGGTCAGCTTCTTGGTGAGTTCCCCATCACCCAGAATACGGACATGTTCTCGCGTTCTTGTCGCCAGACCATTTTCGCGAAGCGATTCGGCGGTCACGACATCGCCGTCATTGTAGACGATGTCCAGGTCGCCGACGTTGACGACGTTGGCCGTGGCGCGGAAGCGAGCGTTGTTGAAACCGCGTTTGGGAACGCGTCGGAACAACGGGGTTTGACCCCCGACGAAGGTGATACCGGGCAGCCGGGCTCCGGCGCTGGCGTATTGACCTTTGTGGCCGCGACCGGCGGTTTTACCCTGACCCGAGCCGACACCGCGTCCTACTCGCTTCTTCAGCTTTCGCTTTTGCGTGCCTGCGTGTACGTTTGTGAGATCCATTACAGTTCCACTCCTCGGAGACGGGCCACATCTTCACGGGTTCGCAGAGCTTGCAGGCCGCGAATGGTGGCTTTCACCAGGTTCAGCGGGTTCGTGCTGCCGTGCGTTTTGGTAAGAATGTTGCGAATGCCGCAAGCCTGGAGGACTTCGCGAACGCCTGGACCCGCTTTAACCCCGGTACCCGGACCCGCGGGAACCAGAATCACTCGGGAAGCGCCGTAGCGACCGACCACCCGGTGAGGGATGGTCTGACCCCGCATGGCCACTTTCTTCTGACGGCGGAGATTTTCCTGAGCTTCCTTCAAAGCCTTTTCGACCGAAGGAGGCACTTCGTTGGCCTTGCCGTAACCGTAAAAAACGCGACCGCTTTCATCGCCGACGACGACCAGAGCGGCGAAGCTGAAGCGTCGGCCCCCCTTCACAACGGTTGCGCAACGGCGGATCTTGACCACGAAGTCCTTGAGTTGGACTTCATTGCGACCGCCGTCCCGGCCTTCTCCGCGTTCACGAGCCATATTACTGAACCCTCAAGAAACTTATTCGTGCACTGAGCAGGTTAAGAGCGGTTGTTGGCCCCTAGCCCGGTTTAGTTGACAATCTTTCGTAGCGGGTAGCCCCGGAAGGCCGCCCGCAGAATTAAAACTTCAGGCCACCTTCGCGGGCCGCTTCGGCCAGAGCTTTCAAGCGGCCGTGATAGCGGTAAGGACCGCGATCAAACGCACAGACCTGAATTCCCTTGGCGGTCGCGGCGGCGGCCAGAGCCTTACCGACTTCGGTTGCGGCCTTGACGTTGCCACCGTAGGGCTTGCTCTTGCCGGCGGTGCTGGCCGATGCCAGAGTCAGACCATTCAAATCATCGATCAGCTGAGCATAAATGTGTTTCGCGGATCGAAACACGCTCAGACGGGGTCGTTCCGGAGTGCCCTGCACTTTCTTGCGAACGTGCTGCTTACGGCGGATCGACCGATGCTGTTTACGACGTTGAGCGTCCATATTTTCGCTTCACTCAGTTAGCCCACGACTGCAACCGCGGGTATTTCATTTCGGATATAGATTAACCGCCGCTGGCAAAGGACTTGCCTTCCTTGCGACGAACCACTTCGTTATCGTACCGGATACCTTTACCCTTGTAAGGTTCAGGTTTACGGGAAGCCCGGATCTCGGCGGCGAACTGTCCGACTTTCTGCTTATCGGAACCCGCGACCAGAATCACGGTCGGGTCCTTGGGATCCGGCAGAGTGACGGTCACTCCTTCCGGAGGCGTCAACAAGATTTTGTTGGCGAAGCCGACCGAAAGTTCGATCGATTTCTTGTCGACGATGCGGGCCTGATAACCCAAGCCTTCGATCTTCAGCTTCTTTTCGAAGCCGGTCGAAACGCCTTTAACCATGTTGGCGACTAGGGACCGGGTCAGGCCGTGCAGCGATCGATTGAGTCGTTCGTCGTCGGGTCGGGTGACCAGAATCGACTTGGCGGCCGCATCGAAGGCGACTTTGATGTTGGGGTGGTGCTGGAATTCCAGCTTGCCCTTCTTGCCTTCGACCGAAACCAGACCGTCCTTGATGCCCACTTTGACATCGGCTGGAACGACGATCGGCTGTTTTCCAATACGAGACATTTCAAACTACTCCTGTTCCCTTGGGGGGCGATCCGGGGGAAGTTAATAAATCACCAAACGTTGCAAATGACTTCGCCGCCGACGCCTTGAGCGCGGGCCTGGCGATCGCTCAGCACACCCTTGCTGGTGCTGAGAATGGAGATACCCAGTCCATCGAGCACGCGGGTCAGGCTGCGGGCGCCTTTATAGTAACGGCGGCCGGGCTTGCTGCTGCGGGCGATGTGACGAATCACTTTTTCGCCTTCGGGGCCATACTTCAGGAAGACGCGGAGAACGACCTTGGGGTCGCTGAAGGTGGCGCCGGGGGTGAATTCCTTGTGGCCGTCTTTAACGACGTAGGTGCCCAGCTGGTAATCGAGGATGAATCCTTCGTGCTTCAAAACCTGCGCGATGGCGGCTTTCAGCTTGGTGCCGGGCATTTCGGCCGCGGGACGTTCGATGGAATTCGCATTACGAATTCGGGTCAGCATATCGGCTATCGGATCGGTCATCATGGCTGTTTGCTCCTCTTACCAACTGGCCTTACGCATACCCGGGATCAAACCATCGCTGGCCATGTTCCGCAGACAGATGCGACAGATACCGAACTTCCGATACACCGCGCGGGGCCGACCGCACAGTTTGCAGCGAAGGCGAACCCGAATCAGTTCGCGGCCTTCCATCACCTTATGCTTGTCGCGCTGATCGGCCGGTTTGGCCATTTCGGCGCGGTGCAGTTCCAACGCTTTCAATTCGCGGCGAAACTTCGCTTCTTTGGAATTTGTTGACATCGATTTCTATCCCTGTAATCCCATCGGCAATCCGAAGGGCAGTAAATTCCACACTCGGCCCGCTTCCGAGAAAGCGGGGGCTGATATTAGACTTCCCGGAACGGCATGCCGAACAGTCGGAGCAGTTCGCGGGCTTCTTCATCACTGCGGGTGCTGGTGACGAAGGTGATATCCATCCCCTGGCTGAAGTTCAGCTTGTCGGGGTCGATTTCCGGGAAGATGGCCTGTTCGGAAACGCCGATCGAATAGTTGCCGTTGCCGTCGAAGCTCTTGGGGTTCACACCGCGGAAGTCGCGAATTCGCGGCAGGGCGATGTTGACCAGTCGATCCAGGAATTCGTACATCCGCTTGCCCCGCAGGGTGACGCGGCAGCCGATTTCGTAACCTTCGCGGAGGCGGAAGGCGCTGACGGCCTTTTTAGCTTTGGTGATCTGGACTTTCTGACCGGAGATCAGGGTCAGCTGCTCGGCGGCCTGCTGCATGCGATTCTTATCCTGAAGGGCTTTTCCCACCCCCATGTTCAGGACGATCTTCTGGAGCCGCGGCAGACTCAGAATATTCTGGCGACCGAACTTTTTGGAAAGTTCGGAAGCGATCTCTTTGGTGTAACGTTCCTGCAACCGAGCCATTGAGCTTTCTCCCAGGTCTTCGATGTCCGACCGAAGACCAAAAAGCGAATTACGCTAGATCAGACGACTTCCTGAGCCATACTGACAATCTTGTTGAAACTCGCTCGCAGTTCACGAGCGATGGCCCCGAAAATACGGGTGCCCCGGGGATTCAAATCGTTATCCAGCAGCACGATGGCGTTGCGGTCGAAGCGAACGTAAGTTCCATCGTCGCGACGGGTGCTCTTCTTGGTGCGAACGACCACGGCCTTGACGACATCGCCGGGCTTCACATCGCCGCCGGGAATCGCCTTTTTCACGCTGGCGACGATGACATCGCCGATGCCGGCGTAGCGTCGGCCGGTACCGCCGAGTACCTTAATGCACATGCATTCCTTGGCACCGGTGTTGTCGGCCACGTCCACGTATGTGTACATCTGAATCATGTCAACCTCATGCGATGGAGTCGGTATCGAACCGACGGGATCGCTTTATTTTTCAATCGTCCGCCGGGTCAGCGGCTTACAGTACCTTGGTCGTATCGGCGGGGGTGATGGTCACCTTGGTCGGAGCCTTGATAACTACGCGAACCAGTCGCCAGGATTTCAGCTTGGAGAGCGGTCGGCTTTCCATGATCTCCACGGTATCGCCGGTATGCGATTCATTGGCTTCATCGTGGACGTAGCAGACGGTACGGCGCTTGATGTACTTGCCGTACCGGGGATGCTTGTCCAGGCGCTGAATTTCGACGCGCCGAGTCTTATTCATTTTGTCGCGGGTGACCACGCCGACGAGGGTCCGGCGGGCATTACGTTCGGGAGTGGCAGTAGTCTCAGACATTATTTCGCGTTCTCCTTAGCCAGTTCGCGCTGCCGTTGTACGGTCTTGATGCGGGCAATCTGCCGCTTGTGATTTCGTATTTCACTCGGAGTTTCCAATCGGTCGGTGGCTGATTGGAAGCGGAGCTGGAACAGCGATTTTTCCAGGTCGCGAATCGTCAGCGTCAACTGTTCATCAGTCATCGCCCGGAGTTCGCTCGGTTTAGGAGCCTTCATGTTATCCAATCCCGTTGCAGCCTCATTCGGAGGCGGCCACTCGAAAAAAACACCGCCGACAGGCGGCGGGTCACAGTATTAGCTCGCCTGCCGGCCGATGAATCGACACCGGAAAGGCATTTTGTAGGCCACGCGGGCCAGGCATTCTTTCGCGGCGCTCTCGGGGAGACCGCCGATCTCGAACAGAATCATGCCAGGCTTCACCACGCAGGCCCAGTACTCCGGCTCCCCTTTGCCCTTACCCATACGGGTTTCGGCGGGGATGGCCGTCACGGATTTATGCGGAAAAACGCGAATGTAAAGTCGACCTTCGCCGCGGGTGAACTGGGCCGCAGTAACGCGGCCCGCTTCAATCGCTTCGGCGCTCAGCCAGCCACCCTCGAGAACCTGCAGACCGAAGTCGCCGTGGCTCACGGTGTTGCCGCGACAGGCGTTACCCTTGACGCGACCGCGCTGGCTTTTTCGATACTTTACGCGTTTGGGCATTAGCGGCATCGGTAGTCTCCTCAGTCAAATAGTCGCCGTTGTTAACCCACACTTTGATGCCGATATTCCCCTGGGCCGTCGAAGCTTCGGCAAAACCATATTCCACTCGGGCTCGCAGCATGGAGAGAGGGATGCTCCCTTCCATGGCTTTTTCGCAGCGGGCCATTTCAGCACCACCCAGTCGGCCGGAAAGCTGGAGTCGAACGCCTTTGGCGCCGCCTTCCATCGCTTTGCCGATCGCCTGTTTCATCGTCCGTCGGAAGCTCGCCCGCTTTTCCAGTTGCTCGGCGATTTCCTCGGCGATCAACTGCGGATCGGTTTCCGGACGATTCACTTCCATCGTCTTCACTTCCACGTGACGATGGATCAGTTTTTCCAGTTCGGTCGTCAGCTTGTCGATTTCGGCGCCCTTCTTGCCGATGATCACACCCACTCGCGAGGAGAAGATGTTGATCACGACTTTCTCGCGCGTCCGTTCGATGGTCACGCGAGCGATGCCGGACCGGCCGAACCGCTTCTTGATGTACTTGCGGATCTTGAAGTCTTCGACCAGCAAGTCCGAAAAATCTTTCTTGCTGGCGAACCACTGGCTGGACCAGCTCGTCATCACACCGACGCGGAACCCGGTTGGTCGAACTTTCTGACCCATATTACCCTCTTGCTCCCTGTTTCCGTCTAGCTCTCGGCTTCATCCGACAATGTAATGTGGATGTGAGCCA
The genomic region above belongs to Telmatocola sphagniphila and contains:
- a CDS encoding CinA family protein, whose translation is MIPSEIISKIHSLAYPGVLAITGGGANAISQLLTVPGASQTILEAIVPYSENALNRWLGHPPEQYCSAGTARAMAERALQKARLYQPHEHNWGLGCTASLATSRPKLGEHRFFLAIKKGGIVREYSAVLQKGARDRAGEEELLAQIILQALLEAFDQPERLAIDFREAEVLHSSSDSLQRLPAGWYLQDLDGRIRQEVPTPKVLFPGSFRPLHAGHRKLADLAKQRLGQAVYFELSRANVDKPSLSESEIRHRLKQFEGYAPVLVTEAPTFLEKGRLFPGTVFVVGADTAVRIIDPRYYGDDSSQRDAALDELLALRNSFLVAGRCDAEGRFVDLDQIGVDLRHRSLFTGLLESEFRFDISSTSIRGG
- the map gene encoding type I methionyl aminopeptidase: MEHRSNPKFQPILKTDQEIGLMKEAGKVVAQALRICRGLAKPGTKTIEIDKAVEEHFAKHGAIPLFKGYPGQNDSMPPFPAVTCLSVNEQVVHGIPSQRILKEGDIIKIDTACKLNGWCADAAITLPIGQIRSERARLIKVAEGALLLAIKEMGRRRWWSEVSMRMESYVKEQGFEVVQQFVGHGIGKVMHENPQVPNYCSRDFVKKNDFKLEPGLVLAVEPMVNMGRFDVDILGDKWTVVTKDGMPSAHVEHTVAITERGVEVITIDDDPTPAGIDISSVYQTTSA
- a CDS encoding adenylate kinase; amino-acid sequence: MRLVLVGPPGSGKGTQAELLTDRLKLRYIGTGDILRDAIRRGTDAGKLAEPFIKVGNLVPDAVVNDLVKELFESPDAPRDFVLDGYPRTRAQAIAFDALSKKHHVQLDAVLNFKIDDEEVVSRIGGRRICSNPACQAPYHITARPPRKPGICDRCGSPLTIRSDDKEETIRARLRVFHQNTDTLLEYYEKLGLLKNVPTTGEVEEIYADILKQLPKTSSS
- the secY gene encoding preprotein translocase subunit SecY: MGKLLTIFKIPELSRKIMITALFLIIYRIGYCIPLPMIDQVKLAQRAAESNSPLSQVLGFVSMFSGGNLSNACIFALGIMPYISASIILQLLSASGLSPYLEKLRKEPNGQKKINEYTRYLTVPITIIQAMLLVHSFVGGNAALFSPIEGYADGVNFYWFGFAAVTTMTAGTLFLMWLGEQIDEYGIGNGISLIIMAGIVARIPDAIRSLAWDSSKGGLKESLFTLGSPTGDVSFEKLILLMVLFVAVIVGVIAITKAQRRIPTQSAKHVRGRRVFGGTRQFLPLKVNQAGVMPVIFASSLLVIPSVFFNILKNAGVDWAGEMAQNFQRNSGWVYNICYVGMIYFFCYFWTAITFNPKEMAANLKDHGSFIQGYRPGRSTSEYLEKVLMRITYVGAAFLAVIAIIPTIISSELGVDYRIASFFGGTGLLIVVSVVLDLISKINSHLVMRNYPGLTED
- the rplO gene encoding 50S ribosomal protein L15; translation: MDLTNVHAGTQKRKLKKRVGRGVGSGQGKTAGRGHKGQYASAGARLPGITFVGGQTPLFRRVPKRGFNNARFRATANVVNVGDLDIVYNDGDVVTAESLRENGLATRTREHVRILGDGELTKKLTIRANYFSKSALEKIQAKGGTADLIPLPKKPVRNKMKPKKAKD
- the rpsE gene encoding 30S ribosomal protein S5, producing the protein MARERGEGRDGGRNEVQLKDFVVKIRRCATVVKGGRRFSFAALVVVGDESGRVFYGYGKANEVPPSVEKALKEAQENLRRQKKVAMRGQTIPHRVVGRYGASRVILVPAGPGTGVKAGPGVREVLQACGIRNILTKTHGSTNPLNLVKATIRGLQALRTREDVARLRGVEL
- the rplR gene encoding 50S ribosomal protein L18, with the protein product MDAQRRKQHRSIRRKQHVRKKVQGTPERPRLSVFRSAKHIYAQLIDDLNGLTLASASTAGKSKPYGGNVKAATEVGKALAAAATAKGIQVCAFDRGPYRYHGRLKALAEAAREGGLKF
- the rplF gene encoding 50S ribosomal protein L6; this encodes MSRIGKQPIVVPADVKVGIKDGLVSVEGKKGKLEFQHHPNIKVAFDAAAKSILVTRPDDERLNRSLHGLTRSLVANMVKGVSTGFEKKLKIEGLGYQARIVDKKSIELSVGFANKILLTPPEGVTVTLPDPKDPTVILVAGSDKQKVGQFAAEIRASRKPEPYKGKGIRYDNEVVRRKEGKSFASGG
- the rpsH gene encoding 30S ribosomal protein S8, producing the protein MMTDPIADMLTRIRNANSIERPAAEMPGTKLKAAIAQVLKHEGFILDYQLGTYVVKDGHKEFTPGATFSDPKVVLRVFLKYGPEGEKVIRHIARSSKPGRRYYKGARSLTRVLDGLGISILSTSKGVLSDRQARAQGVGGEVICNVW
- a CDS encoding type Z 30S ribosomal protein S14, whose amino-acid sequence is MEGRELIRVRLRCKLCGRPRAVYRKFGICRICLRNMASDGLIPGMRKASW
- the rplE gene encoding 50S ribosomal protein L5, coding for MARLQERYTKEIASELSKKFGRQNILSLPRLQKIVLNMGVGKALQDKNRMQQAAEQLTLISGQKVQITKAKKAVSAFRLREGYEIGCRVTLRGKRMYEFLDRLVNIALPRIRDFRGVNPKSFDGNGNYSIGVSEQAIFPEIDPDKLNFSQGMDITFVTSTRSDEEARELLRLFGMPFREV
- the rplN gene encoding 50S ribosomal protein L14; this translates as MIQMYTYVDVADNTGAKECMCIKVLGGTGRRYAGIGDVIVASVKKAIPGGDVKPGDVVKAVVVRTKKSTRRDDGTYVRFDRNAIVLLDNDLNPRGTRIFGAIARELRASFNKIVSMAQEVV
- the rpsQ gene encoding 30S ribosomal protein S17; the protein is MSETTATPERNARRTLVGVVTRDKMNKTRRVEIQRLDKHPRYGKYIKRRTVCYVHDEANESHTGDTVEIMESRPLSKLKSWRLVRVVIKAPTKVTITPADTTKVL
- the rpmC gene encoding 50S ribosomal protein L29, translated to MKAPKPSELRAMTDEQLTLTIRDLEKSLFQLRFQSATDRLETPSEIRNHKRQIARIKTVQRQRELAKENAK
- the rplP gene encoding 50S ribosomal protein L16, whose product is MPLMPKRVKYRKSQRGRVKGNACRGNTVSHGDFGLQVLEGGWLSAEAIEAGRVTAAQFTRGEGRLYIRVFPHKSVTAIPAETRMGKGKGEPEYWACVVKPGMILFEIGGLPESAAKECLARVAYKMPFRCRFIGRQAS
- the rpsC gene encoding 30S ribosomal protein S3, with product MGQKVRPTGFRVGVMTSWSSQWFASKKDFSDLLVEDFKIRKYIKKRFGRSGIARVTIERTREKVVINIFSSRVGVIIGKKGAEIDKLTTELEKLIHRHVEVKTMEVNRPETDPQLIAEEIAEQLEKRASFRRTMKQAIGKAMEGGAKGVRLQLSGRLGGAEMARCEKAMEGSIPLSMLRARVEYGFAEASTAQGNIGIKVWVNNGDYLTEETTDAANAQTRKVSKKPARSRQG